The proteins below are encoded in one region of Triticum aestivum cultivar Chinese Spring chromosome 1B, IWGSC CS RefSeq v2.1, whole genome shotgun sequence:
- the LOC123130865 gene encoding hydroxyproline O-arabinosyltransferase NOD3, with product MIVGRKNAGKASPFLLILISVGCFFATYNFLTMVGHSRSGDGSRKLLGGGDQGGAASFGSGSDPSKRFHVALTATDALYSQWQSRIMYYWYKQMRVRPGSDMGGFTRILHSGKPDGLMDEIPTLVVDPLPEGADRGYIVLNRPWAFVQWLQKAKIKEDYILMAEPDHIFVKPLPNLAHGEEPAAFPFFYIKPTDNEKILRKFFPEEKGPVSNIDPIGNSPVIIQKAQLEKIAPTWMNVSLKMKEDVETDKAFGWVLEMYAYAVASALHGVHHSLQKDFMIQPPWDAKSDNTFIIHYTYGCDYSLKGELTYGKIGEWRFDKRSYLRSPPPRNLSLPPPGVPESVATLVKMVNEATANIVGWDDEI from the exons ATGATCGTCGGGAGGAAGAATGCCGGCAAGGCCTCCCCCTTCTTGCTCATCCTCATCTCGGTCGGCTGCTTCTTCGCGACCTACAACTTCCTGACAATGGTGGGCCACAGCCGAAGCGGAGACGGGTCACGCAAATTGCTCGGCGGCGGCGATCAGGGCGGTGCCGCCTCCTTCGGGTCTGGTTCGGACCCGTCGAAGAGGTTCCACGTCGCCCTTACGGCGACGGATGCGCTGTACAGCCAGTGGCAGTCGCGGATAATGTACTACTGGTACAAGCAGATGAGAGTCAGGCCTGGCTCGGATATGGGCGGCTTCACGCGGATCCTTCACTCTGGAAAGCCGGATGGTTTGATGGATGAGATACCCACCTTAGTGGTTGACCCCCTCCCTGAAGGCGCCGATCGG GGTTACATTGTCCTCAATAGACCCTGGGCATTTGTCCAATGGTTGCAGAAGGCGAAAATCAAGGAGGA TTATATACTTATGGCTGAGCCAGATCATATCTTTGTGAAGCCTTTGCCAAACTTAGCTCACGGTGAAGAACCTGCAGCATTTCCGTTTTTCTACATCAAACCAACTGACAATGAGAAGATACTAAGGAAGTTCTTTCCAGAAGAAAAAGGTCCTGTCTCAAATATCGATCCTATTGGCAACTCCCCTGTGATTATCCAGAAG GCCCAGCTTGAGAAGATTGCTCCAACCTGGATGAATGTTTCGCTAAAAATGAAAGAGGATGTGGAGACAGACAAAGCTTTTGGATGGGTCTTGGAAAT GTATGCATATGCTGTTGCAAGTGCATTGCATGGTGTGCACCACAGCCTCCAAAAAGATTTCATGATTCAG CCTCCATGGGACGCGAAATCAGACAACACATTCATCATCCATTATACTTACGGATGTGACTATTCACTAAAG GGTGAGCTGACTTATGGTAAGATCGGGGAATGGCGTTTTGATAAGAGATCTTATCTTCGCTCACCACCACCAAGAAATCTTTCATTACCCCCTCCAGGAGTTCCTGAAAGTGTG